The Nitrosococcus watsonii C-113 genome includes the window ATGGGTAAATCTATTCACTATCTAAGCTCCAATACTGATTAAGCCTTGAGCCGCCATGGTCAAAGCAAGTGCGCAAGTGATCATAAAAAGCGGAACCTATGCCTGGGTAGAAGCGGAACGCCGTACTAGCTGTCATAGCTGTACCTTGAGTCGAGGATGTGGCACGGGATCTATTGCCAAGTATCTGATGATGAAACCCATAATAGTAAAGGCTTCTAATCCGGTAAGGGCAGAGGTAGGGGATAGGGTGATTGTAGGCCTTCCCGAGAAAGCCTTTCTTCAAGGTTCTTTCGTGCTCTACATGGTACCCTTGTTAGCAATGTTTTTGGGTGCGGGGCTAGGTGGAACTTTGGCACCACATTTACATTTTGGGGGCAATGAAAGTTTAGGGATACTGTTGGGACTTGGGGGATTGGCAGGAGGGTTGTTCGGGGTGAGGCATATGCGAGTGGCACCTAGCTTTGAACCTAAAATCTTGTGTACCGTATATAAACAAAGGTAGCATAAAAATCAGATCCTAGGGATAGGATGGGGTAGTAAAAAGTTAGATTAAGCTCAATCCGCAAGGTTCTTTAACTTTTGGCTAAGTTTCAGCCCCCCATCATTTTTTCTTCGTCTAATCATGCCCTTTATACTTAATGCGGCAAATACTGGGAGCTAGCATGAAGCGTTTTTTGAAAAAACAATGGGCCTTCTTGGCGATATTGCTACTGATTGCCGTGACTGGGCAGGCAGCAGGGTTGCCTGATTTTACTGAATTGGTGAAAAATAATAGTCCTGCAGTGGTTAATATCAGCACTACCCAGAAAATCACTCAGAGCGGCTCCCGCTTACCACACGGATTACATCAATTACCAGAGGGCGGTCCCTTTGAGGATTTTTTTCGCCGCTTTTTTGATGAGGAAGATGGGGAACCTCGGAGCTTTGAAACTCATTCTTTAGGATCAGGATTTGTTATTTCATCGGATGGATACATTATCACCAACAATCACGTCATCCGCGATGCAGATGAGGTGATTGTGCGCTTTAGCGACCGAAGAGAGCTGGAAGCCGAGGTTGTGGGGAGCGATGAGCGTAGTGATCTTGCCCTTCTAAAGGTAGAGGCGAAGAATCTACCTACTCTGAAACAAAGCAGTGCCAGTCAGCTTAAGGTTGGCGAATGGGTGCTTGCCATAGGGTCGCCCTTTGGTTTCGAGCATTCGGCCACAGCGGGTATTGTTAGTGCGTTGGGAAGGAGTTTGCCGGAAGAGAGCTATGTTCCGTTTATCCAAACCGATGTGGCTATTAACCCAGGAAACTCAGGCGGCCCTCTCTTTAACTTAACGGGGGAGGTGGTCGGTATCAACTCTCAGATCTACAGCCGTACAGGTGGTTTCATGGGTCTTTCTTTTGCCATACCCATTGATGTGGCCATGGAGGTCGTGGAGCAGCTCAAGGAAAAAGGACAAGTAGCCCGGGGATGGCTTGGGGTTGTGATTCAGGATGTTACCCGTGAGTTGGCACAATCATTTGGGCTTGGTAAACCTCAGGGGGCTCTGGTGGCTAGGGTCTTAGCGGATAGCCCAGCCGCTAAGGGAGGGATCCAAGTGGGCGATATCATCCTGGATTTTAATGGAAAACCAGTGCCCCGATCAGCGGCTTTACCGCCGCTGGTGGGGCGGGCCGAGATCGGTGAGATGGTTGGCGTCCAAATTTTACGTGCCGGTGATGAAAAAACACTTAAAATTAAAATTGGCGAGCTGCCAGAAAAAGAAGCACCGCAGAAAACAAGAAAGAAACCGGAGCATTTATTTGAGAAGCGACTTGCGCTTGAGGTAGCTGATTTGAGTAAAAAGGAGCGCGCGCAGCTTGATGTGGTCTCTGGTGTACGAGTGACGAAGGTGGAAGAAGGGCCTGCCTTCGAAGCGGGGATTCAGCATGGAGATATTATCCTTAGTCTTAATCATACAGAGATAAAGGATATTACCGAGTTCAAGGAGCTTGCTAAAAAATTGCCTGTGGGTAAGCCGGTACCGCTCTTATTACAACGAGGGCAGACGGCCTCTTTTATCACTATTACCCTTCCCGAGGGGAGCTGAGTAGCTCCTCTGCTGTTTGGATAATGTAAGCAGCTTTTCGGGAAAGGGTTCTCGGTTGGTATTCTATTTTATAGCCAGCGGGCCTATCTATTAGCCACAGCATGAAGAATATTCGAAATTTTTCTATTATTGCCCATATTGATCATGGCAAGTCGACAATCGCTGACCGTTTCATCCAGATATGCGGTGGCCTGAGCAAACGTGAGATGGCTCAGCAAGTGTTGGATTCTATGGACCTTGAGCGTGAGCGGGGTATTACTATCAAAGCCCAGAGCGTTTCCTTGAACTACCGCGGGCGGAATGGAGAAGTTTATCACCTCAATCTTATTGATACACCGGGGCATGTGGATTTTTCCTATGAAGTGTCTCGTTCGCTGGCTGCCTGCGAGGGGGCCTTGCTGGTAGTGGATGCTTCTCAAGGGGTTGAGGCCCAGAGTGTTGCCAATTGCTATACAGCGATTGAGCAGGGCTTAGAGGTGGTACCCGTTCTTAATAAAATCGATCTCCCTTCGGCAGAGCCAGAGCGGGTATGTCAAGAAATTGAAGAAATTATTGGATTGGATACCAGTGATGCTCTGCAGGTAAGCGCCAAAACGGGACAGGGGATCGAAGAGCTTCTAGCAGCTTTAGTTGCTCGTGTTCCTCCGCCCCAGGGCGATCCAGCATCGCCTTTGCGAGCGCTTATTATCGATTCCTGGTTTGATAATTATTTGGGAGTCATTTCTCTGGTGCGGGTGGTAGATGGCTGCCTTAAACCTAAAGATAAAATTAAGATTATGTCTACCGGTCAGCACTATCGGGTAGAAAAGGTAGGGTTATTTACGCCTAAACGCAGGGAGGTGGAACAGCTCCCCGCAGGTAGTGTAGGTTATGTGATTGCAGGGATCAAAGATGTGGATGGGGCACCGGTGGGGGATACGATGACTCATGCTGAGCGGCTTGCCACTAAAGCATTGCCAGGATTTAAGGACGTGAAGCCTCAAGTTTTTGCGGGTCTATTTCCTGTCGATTCAGATGATTATGAGGATCTTCGAGAGGCGCTTGCTAAACTTCGTCTTAATGATGCTGCTTTATTTTATGAACCAGAGACATCCCAAGCTTTAGGGTTTGGTTTCCGTTGCGGCTTCCTAGGTATGCTTCATATGGAGATTATACAAGAGCGGTTGGAGCGGGAATATAGCCTAAATTTGATCACCACGGCACCTACCGTAGTATACCAAGTATTGACTTCTAAGGGTGAGGTTTTACGCATAGATAATCCCTCAATTTTGCCTGAGCCGGGACAGGTTGCCGAGGTTCGCGAACCTATTATCCAAGCGGATATTCTGGTGCCTCAGCAGCATGTGGGGGCAGTCATTGGCTTGTGTGAAGAGAAGCGCGGGACGCAAAAACAGCTCCAATATTTGGGGAATCAGGTTTTATTGAATTATGAATTGCCACTTAGTGAAGTGGTGTTGGATTTCTTTGAACGCCTCAAGTCAGTGAGTCGTGGTTACGCTTCCCTAGATTACCATTTTTCACGCTTCCAGGTTGCGGATTTGGTTAAATTGGATTTGTTGATCAATGGCGAGCGGGTAGATGCGCTCTCACTGATTGTCCATCGGAATCAGGCGCACCATCGGGGGCGGGAATTAGCTGAGAAGATGAGAGAGCTGATCCCCCGACAGTTATTTGATGTAGCCATTCAGGCGGCAATTGGGGCCCATATTGTGGCACGCACTACCGTTAAAGCTTTGCGTAAAAACGTGACAGCGAAATGTTATGGTGGCGATATTACCCGTAAACGCAAGCTATTAGAAAAGCAAAAAGCAGGTAAAAAGCGCATGAAACAAGTGGGATCGGTAGAAATCCCTCAGGCTGCGTTTCTAGCTGTGCTGAAAGTGGGCAAAAAACCTTGAATATATACCCTAAAGACAAGGTCAAGTTTCGTTGTAAAGGTTCTCTGAACCGTAATTCCGTTAATTTAAGGTAAGTGTTTCCGATGAATGTGGATTTTCCTACAATAATGCTGGTTGCCGCCGTAATCACAGGCACGATTTGGGGGTTGGATGCTTGGCTGTGGGCGCCAGCCCGGCGTGAAGCAGCAACTAGGAAAGGAGGAGCTGGCCAGGCTGGCTTAAAAGAGGCCGGTAAGGAGCCGGTGCTGGTGGAATATGCGCGTTCCTTTTTCCCTATCATTGTCATTGTTTTAGTGCTGCGCTCATTTTTGGTAGAGCCTTTCCGCATTCCCTCGGGATCTATGATTCCAACCCTTCGAGTAGGAGATTTTATCCTAGTTAATAAATTTATTTATGGAATCCGCTTACCCGTTATTAATAAGAAGATTATTGATATGGGGGAGCCTCAGCGGGGCGATGTTGTTGTTTTTCGCTACCCAAAGGATCCTAGCGTTGATTATATTAAGCGGGTAATTGGGCTGCCCGGGGATCGCATCGGTTACTTTAATAAAACCGTTTATATTAATGGTGAACTCATGCCGCAGGAGAGCGTCGGGCCTTACTACCAGGAGGATTCTTCTTATAATCACTCCGCGGTTCTTAGGATCGAACATTTGGGGAATAAGGAGCACCAAATTGTAGTGGAACCTGGAATAAGCCTGGTGGAAGGTGAGTATATTATTCCTGAAGGGCACTATTTTATGATGGGAGATAATCGGGATCGCAGTAATGATAGCCGTTTTTGGGGGGTCGTGCCTGAAGAAAATCTGGTAGGTAAGGCCTTTATGGTTTGGATGAGCTGGCAGTGGGATCAGGGTGGAGTTGTTTGGAACCGTATCGGAGAGTCCATTCAATAATAAATTAAAGGGGCGGGAGGGATGCATTATAGAAAACGACAGGGGGGCATGAGCTTTTTAGGATGGATTTTGGTGCTCGCTTTATTGGCTTTGGTTGGCCTAGGAATGGTGCGGCTTTTCCCCTCCTATATGGAATATTTTAGCGTGAAAACATCGTTAGAATCTCTAGCTAACCAGCCTGATTTGCATGCAATGGGTAAAAGCAATATCCGTAATGCCTTACTGCGGCGTCTGGATATCAATGATGTTACTCATGTTTCCAAGGACAATATTGAAATTACTAAAACCCGCCGTACGTTAACGATAGCTGTCGATTATGAAGTACGTACCCCTTTTCTGGGTAATAT containing:
- a CDS encoding SoxR reducing system RseC family protein, yielding MIIKSGTYAWVEAERRTSCHSCTLSRGCGTGSIAKYLMMKPIIVKASNPVRAEVGDRVIVGLPEKAFLQGSFVLYMVPLLAMFLGAGLGGTLAPHLHFGGNESLGILLGLGGLAGGLFGVRHMRVAPSFEPKILCTVYKQR
- the lepA gene encoding translation elongation factor 4; the encoded protein is MKNIRNFSIIAHIDHGKSTIADRFIQICGGLSKREMAQQVLDSMDLERERGITIKAQSVSLNYRGRNGEVYHLNLIDTPGHVDFSYEVSRSLAACEGALLVVDASQGVEAQSVANCYTAIEQGLEVVPVLNKIDLPSAEPERVCQEIEEIIGLDTSDALQVSAKTGQGIEELLAALVARVPPPQGDPASPLRALIIDSWFDNYLGVISLVRVVDGCLKPKDKIKIMSTGQHYRVEKVGLFTPKRREVEQLPAGSVGYVIAGIKDVDGAPVGDTMTHAERLATKALPGFKDVKPQVFAGLFPVDSDDYEDLREALAKLRLNDAALFYEPETSQALGFGFRCGFLGMLHMEIIQERLEREYSLNLITTAPTVVYQVLTSKGEVLRIDNPSILPEPGQVAEVREPIIQADILVPQQHVGAVIGLCEEKRGTQKQLQYLGNQVLLNYELPLSEVVLDFFERLKSVSRGYASLDYHFSRFQVADLVKLDLLINGERVDALSLIVHRNQAHHRGRELAEKMRELIPRQLFDVAIQAAIGAHIVARTTVKALRKNVTAKCYGGDITRKRKLLEKQKAGKKRMKQVGSVEIPQAAFLAVLKVGKKP
- a CDS encoding DUF4845 domain-containing protein yields the protein MHYRKRQGGMSFLGWILVLALLALVGLGMVRLFPSYMEYFSVKTSLESLANQPDLHAMGKSNIRNALLRRLDINDVTHVSKDNIEITKTRRTLTIAVDYEVRTPFLGNIDLIAHFNPLIEVPSP
- the lepB gene encoding signal peptidase I, translating into MNVDFPTIMLVAAVITGTIWGLDAWLWAPARREAATRKGGAGQAGLKEAGKEPVLVEYARSFFPIIVIVLVLRSFLVEPFRIPSGSMIPTLRVGDFILVNKFIYGIRLPVINKKIIDMGEPQRGDVVVFRYPKDPSVDYIKRVIGLPGDRIGYFNKTVYINGELMPQESVGPYYQEDSSYNHSAVLRIEHLGNKEHQIVVEPGISLVEGEYIIPEGHYFMMGDNRDRSNDSRFWGVVPEENLVGKAFMVWMSWQWDQGGVVWNRIGESIQ
- a CDS encoding DegQ family serine endoprotease, which produces MKRFLKKQWAFLAILLLIAVTGQAAGLPDFTELVKNNSPAVVNISTTQKITQSGSRLPHGLHQLPEGGPFEDFFRRFFDEEDGEPRSFETHSLGSGFVISSDGYIITNNHVIRDADEVIVRFSDRRELEAEVVGSDERSDLALLKVEAKNLPTLKQSSASQLKVGEWVLAIGSPFGFEHSATAGIVSALGRSLPEESYVPFIQTDVAINPGNSGGPLFNLTGEVVGINSQIYSRTGGFMGLSFAIPIDVAMEVVEQLKEKGQVARGWLGVVIQDVTRELAQSFGLGKPQGALVARVLADSPAAKGGIQVGDIILDFNGKPVPRSAALPPLVGRAEIGEMVGVQILRAGDEKTLKIKIGELPEKEAPQKTRKKPEHLFEKRLALEVADLSKKERAQLDVVSGVRVTKVEEGPAFEAGIQHGDIILSLNHTEIKDITEFKELAKKLPVGKPVPLLLQRGQTASFITITLPEGS